In one Thioclava sp. ES.031 genomic region, the following are encoded:
- a CDS encoding cell wall metabolism sensor histidine kinase WalK: MSQGAIGQVLDALPSAVLLIGRDERIAQGNLAANRLFGTQFLGRPYVTVLRQPGFGAAVSAALRGARPDPVRLRLHPTGQAETITLVHFSPLPPAPEGPLSTNSVLASFEDITALETAEAMRRDFVANVSHELRTPLTALMGFIETLRSSARDDAAARDRFLSIMEREAARMNRLVGDLLSLSRVEGEERMRPTGKVDLALVLKGVTQTLEPVAEAAQVKLISEGETGALPVQGDPDQLTQVFSNLVENAIKYGGQGGEVRLRVSAIAHEPVLRGKAYRVDVIDRGEGIDEQHLPRITERFYRVDTHRSREKGGTGLGLAIVKHIVARHRGRFRVDSKKGEGSCFTVILPAV, encoded by the coding sequence ATGAGCCAAGGGGCGATCGGACAGGTTCTCGATGCGCTGCCGAGCGCGGTTTTGCTGATCGGGCGCGACGAGCGGATCGCGCAGGGCAACCTCGCCGCCAACCGGCTTTTCGGCACGCAGTTTCTGGGGCGTCCCTATGTGACGGTGCTGCGCCAGCCCGGCTTCGGCGCGGCGGTGAGCGCGGCGCTGCGCGGTGCGCGGCCCGACCCGGTGCGCCTGCGGCTCCATCCGACCGGTCAGGCCGAGACGATCACGCTGGTGCATTTCTCGCCGCTGCCGCCCGCACCCGAAGGCCCGCTTTCCACGAATTCGGTTCTGGCGAGTTTCGAGGACATCACGGCGCTGGAGACCGCCGAGGCGATGCGGCGCGATTTCGTGGCCAATGTCAGCCATGAGTTGCGCACGCCGCTGACCGCGTTGATGGGCTTTATCGAGACTCTGCGTTCGAGCGCGCGCGACGATGCGGCGGCGCGCGATCGGTTCCTGTCGATCATGGAGCGCGAAGCCGCGCGGATGAACCGGCTGGTGGGTGATCTTCTCTCGCTGAGCCGCGTCGAGGGCGAGGAGCGGATGCGCCCCACCGGCAAGGTCGATCTGGCGCTGGTGCTCAAGGGGGTCACGCAGACGCTTGAACCCGTCGCCGAGGCGGCACAGGTGAAGCTGATCTCCGAGGGCGAGACCGGGGCCTTGCCGGTGCAGGGCGACCCCGATCAGCTCACGCAGGTCTTCTCGAACCTCGTGGAGAACGCGATCAAATATGGCGGGCAGGGCGGCGAGGTGCGGCTGCGCGTCTCGGCGATCGCGCATGAGCCGGTGCTGCGCGGCAAAGCCTATCGCGTCGATGTGATCGACCGCGGCGAGGGGATCGACGAACAGCATCTGCCGCGCATCACCGAGCGCTTCTACCGTGTCGACACCCACCGCTCGCGCGAGAAGGGCGGCACCGGGCTGGGGCTCGCCATCGTCAAGCATATCGTGGCGCGCCACCGTGGCCGGTTCCGCGTCGACAGTAAGAAGGGCGAGGGCAGCTGCTTCACGGTGATCCTGCCCGCGGTCTGA
- a CDS encoding GAF domain-containing protein — protein MPSLHTGVPRQHADIVREVVSSPKSATRAGFAASWRRSMIHHRIDPETGGRNERLTQAEMRERRERAGLMMRIASPVLDRLSRAAGDAGCTVLLSDAGGLVLDERLRDADVDDFHSSNLAPGSDWSEGVEGTNGIGTCVAEARPVTVWRDQHFRTRNTVLTCMGSPIFGAQGDLAGVIDVSSARSDMTEGYARLVALTVQDAAHRIEADLFRASYDGARILSTGSGETGAQGVMLLALDRDDLVVGATRAARRHLGIEAGQIGQLPASDLLEHGIRNGLEEAQRSEMARALARNGGNVSAAARDLGIGRATFYRKAKALNLGV, from the coding sequence ATGCCGTCACTGCATACAGGCGTTCCGCGCCAACATGCCGATATCGTGCGCGAGGTCGTCTCTTCGCCGAAATCCGCCACGCGGGCGGGCTTTGCTGCAAGCTGGCGCCGCTCGATGATCCATCACCGTATCGACCCCGAAACCGGCGGGCGCAACGAGCGCCTGACCCAGGCCGAGATGCGCGAGCGGCGCGAGCGGGCGGGCCTGATGATGCGGATCGCCTCGCCGGTGCTCGACCGGCTGTCGCGCGCGGCAGGCGATGCGGGCTGCACGGTTCTGCTGTCGGATGCGGGCGGGCTGGTGCTGGATGAGCGCCTGCGCGACGCCGATGTCGATGATTTCCATTCCTCGAACCTCGCGCCCGGCTCTGACTGGTCCGAAGGGGTCGAGGGCACCAACGGCATCGGTACCTGCGTGGCCGAGGCGCGCCCCGTCACCGTCTGGCGCGATCAGCATTTCCGCACCCGCAACACCGTGCTGACCTGCATGGGCTCGCCCATCTTCGGCGCGCAGGGCGATCTGGCGGGGGTGATCGATGTCAGCTCCGCGCGCTCGGACATGACCGAGGGCTATGCGCGCCTCGTGGCGCTGACCGTGCAGGACGCGGCGCATCGGATCGAGGCGGACCTGTTCCGCGCCTCCTATGACGGCGCGCGCATCCTCTCGACCGGCTCGGGCGAGACCGGGGCGCAGGGCGTGATGCTCCTGGCGCTCGACCGCGACGATCTGGTCGTCGGCGCGACCCGCGCCGCGCGGCGGCATCTCGGGATCGAGGCGGGGCAGATCGGCCAGCTTCCGGCGTCGGACCTTCTGGAACACGGCATCCGCAATGGGCTGGAAGAGGCGCAACGCTCCGAAATGGCCCGCGCGCTGGCCCGCAACGGCGGCAATGTCTCGGCGGCGGCGCGCGATCTCGGCATCGGCCGGGCGACGTTCTACCGCAAGGCCAAGGCGCTCAATCTCGGCGTCTGA
- a CDS encoding gamma carbonic anhydrase family protein — protein sequence MIYELDGIAPEIAEDAWVAPDANLIGKVVLETEASVWFGATLRGDNEEIRVGAGSNLQENVVCHTDMGFPLVIGANCTVGHKAMLHGCTIGDGSLIGMGATVLNGAKIGKGCLIGAGALITEGKEIPDGSLVMGAPGKVVRQLDEKALQALLGSAAHYRENAARFSKGLKAIG from the coding sequence ATGATTTACGAACTGGACGGGATCGCGCCCGAAATCGCCGAAGACGCATGGGTCGCGCCGGACGCCAATCTGATCGGCAAGGTCGTGCTGGAAACTGAGGCCTCGGTCTGGTTCGGCGCCACTCTGCGCGGCGATAACGAGGAAATCCGCGTGGGTGCGGGCTCGAACCTGCAGGAGAACGTCGTCTGCCACACCGATATGGGCTTTCCGCTGGTGATCGGCGCGAATTGCACGGTCGGGCACAAGGCGATGCTGCATGGCTGCACGATCGGGGACGGCTCTCTGATCGGTATGGGGGCGACGGTGCTCAACGGCGCGAAGATCGGCAAGGGTTGCCTGATCGGCGCGGGCGCGCTGATCACCGAAGGCAAGGAAATCCCCGATGGCAGCCTCGTGATGGGCGCGCCGGGCAAGGTGGTCCGCCAGCTCGACGAGAAGGCGCTGCAGGCGCTTCTGGGTTCGGCCGCGCATTACCGCGAGAATGCCGCGCGCTTCTCGAAGGGGCTCAAAGCGATCGGCTAA
- a CDS encoding RlmE family RNA methyltransferase — translation MAKTPSGKNTSGRGQRDLRVRVKTARGRKLSSTLWLERQLNDPYVQRAKKEGYRGRAAYKILELDDKYRFLVPGARVVDLGCAPGGWCQVAVKRVNALGEKSGKKVGTVLGVDLQEVDPIAGAEIHVLDFLEEGADDKVKEWLGGSADVVMSDMAASSSGHQNTDHLRIITLCEAAAEFAFDVLEEGGTFVAKVLAGGAEQGLMTILKKNFTKVANVKPPASRSDSSEKFVVAQGFRGRRHEED, via the coding sequence ATGGCGAAGACACCCAGCGGCAAGAACACTTCCGGACGTGGGCAGCGCGACCTGCGCGTGCGCGTGAAGACGGCGAGGGGGCGCAAGCTCTCCTCGACCCTCTGGTTGGAGCGGCAACTGAACGATCCTTACGTGCAGCGCGCGAAAAAAGAGGGCTATCGCGGACGTGCGGCCTACAAAATCCTCGAGCTGGACGACAAGTATCGCTTCCTCGTGCCCGGCGCGCGGGTGGTCGATCTGGGCTGTGCGCCCGGCGGCTGGTGTCAGGTGGCGGTCAAGCGCGTGAACGCCTTGGGCGAGAAATCGGGCAAGAAGGTCGGCACCGTTCTGGGCGTCGATCTGCAGGAGGTCGATCCGATCGCCGGGGCCGAGATCCACGTGCTCGATTTCCTCGAAGAAGGCGCCGACGACAAGGTCAAGGAATGGCTCGGCGGGTCTGCGGATGTGGTGATGTCGGACATGGCGGCCTCGTCGTCGGGGCACCAGAACACCGATCACCTGCGCATCATCACGCTGTGCGAAGCGGCGGCGGAGTTCGCCTTCGACGTGCTCGAAGAGGGCGGCACTTTCGTCGCCAAGGTCCTCGCAGGCGGTGCGGAGCAGGGGCTGATGACGATCCTGAAGAAAAACTTCACCAAGGTCGCGAATGTGAAGCCGCCGGCCTCGCGCTCGGACAGCTCGGAGAAATTCGTGGTCGCCCAAGGATTTCGCGGGCGGCGGCACGAGGAGGACTGA
- the gmk gene encoding guanylate kinase: MPDTSRRGLLIILSSPSGAGKSTLAKRLMTWDPTLRFSVSATTRDPRPGESDGVEYFFKSRAEFEAMVDQGDMLEHAEVFGNFYGTPKGPVEAAMGEGRDTLFDVDWQGGQQIRNSSLGKDVVSIFILPPSIAALEERLRSRAQDSDAVINGRMEKSLAEISHWSEYDYVLVNDDLDRAEEQLRTILTAERSRRDRQTGLNEFVRKLNREFETR; the protein is encoded by the coding sequence ATGCCCGATACCAGCCGCCGCGGCCTTCTCATCATCCTTTCTTCGCCCTCGGGCGCAGGCAAATCCACGCTGGCCAAGCGGCTGATGACCTGGGATCCGACGCTGCGCTTCTCGGTCTCGGCCACGACGCGCGATCCGCGTCCGGGCGAGAGCGACGGGGTCGAGTATTTCTTCAAGTCCCGCGCCGAGTTCGAAGCGATGGTCGATCAGGGCGACATGCTGGAACATGCCGAGGTGTTCGGCAATTTCTACGGCACGCCGAAAGGCCCCGTCGAGGCCGCGATGGGCGAGGGGCGCGATACGCTGTTCGACGTCGATTGGCAGGGCGGGCAGCAGATCCGCAACTCCTCGCTGGGCAAGGATGTGGTTTCGATCTTCATCCTGCCGCCCTCGATCGCGGCGCTGGAAGAGCGGCTGCGCAGCCGCGCGCAGGACAGCGATGCCGTGATCAACGGCCGGATGGAAAAATCGCTCGCCGAAATCAGCCATTGGTCGGAATATGACTATGTTCTGGTCAATGACGATCTCGACCGCGCCGAAGAGCAGTTGCGCACGATCCTGACCGCCGAGCGCAGCCGCCGCGACCGTCAGACCGGACTGAATGAATTCGTGCGAAAACTGAACAGGGAGTTCGAGACGAGATGA
- a CDS encoding Ppx/GppA phosphatase family protein, with amino-acid sequence MAPKRPRSAGALPTAASPARAVKPAQVESPATKSAKSGEGLYAALDLGTNSCRMLIARPRGSQFQVVDSFSKAVQLGQGLETYGRLSRSSMSRTVQALQICRRKIETHGVTRMRLVATEACRRAKNARDFIRYVRRETGLPLEIIPPEEEARLAVISCASLVSPNSEQVLVVDIGGGSTELVWIDLEDVPPGDRARAIMRLSKGFNQPDGPDPAARVVDWISVPLGVATLKDQFADVEDDAARFALMSWFFEEKLADFTPYAAGSPQDGFQIIGTSGTVTTVAACHLNLKRYDRNRVDGLTMTSGEIDAVIRSFLQLGPAGRRSDPRIGRDRHTLIMSGAAILQALMRVWPTDQMSIADRGLREGLLYAQMAGDGVLEEMK; translated from the coding sequence ATGGCGCCCAAGCGTCCCCGGTCGGCGGGCGCGCTCCCGACAGCTGCATCGCCCGCGCGGGCGGTGAAACCGGCTCAGGTCGAGTCCCCCGCGACCAAATCCGCCAAGTCCGGCGAGGGGCTATATGCCGCTCTCGACCTTGGCACCAACAGTTGCCGGATGCTGATTGCCCGTCCAAGGGGTTCTCAGTTTCAGGTCGTGGATAGCTTCTCGAAAGCCGTCCAGCTGGGCCAAGGTCTTGAAACCTATGGCCGTTTGTCGCGTAGCTCGATGTCGCGCACCGTTCAGGCATTGCAGATTTGTCGCCGCAAGATCGAAACGCACGGGGTTACCCGGATGCGGCTGGTGGCGACCGAGGCTTGTCGCCGGGCCAAGAACGCGCGCGATTTCATCCGCTATGTGCGCCGCGAGACCGGCCTGCCGCTGGAGATCATCCCGCCCGAGGAAGAGGCGCGGCTGGCCGTGATCTCCTGCGCCTCTCTGGTGTCGCCGAATTCCGAGCAGGTGCTCGTGGTCGATATCGGCGGTGGCTCGACAGAGCTGGTCTGGATCGACCTCGAAGACGTGCCGCCCGGCGACCGCGCCCGCGCGATCATGCGGCTCTCGAAAGGGTTCAACCAGCCCGACGGCCCCGATCCGGCGGCGCGGGTGGTGGACTGGATTTCGGTGCCGCTGGGCGTGGCCACGCTCAAGGACCAATTCGCCGATGTCGAGGACGATGCCGCGCGGTTTGCGCTGATGAGCTGGTTCTTCGAGGAAAAGCTTGCCGATTTCACGCCCTATGCGGCGGGCAGCCCGCAGGATGGTTTCCAGATTATCGGCACCTCGGGCACGGTGACGACGGTTGCGGCCTGCCACCTCAACCTGAAGCGCTATGACCGTAATCGGGTGGACGGACTGACCATGACCTCGGGAGAGATCGACGCGGTGATCCGCTCCTTCCTGCAGCTCGGGCCCGCCGGGCGGCGCTCCGATCCGCGGATTGGGCGCGACCGGCACACGTTGATCATGTCCGGCGCAGCAATTCTCCAGGCCCTGATGCGGGTCTGGCCCACCGACCAGATGTCCATTGCCGACCGTGGCCTGCGCGAGGGGCTCCTCTATGCGCAAATGGCCGGAGACGGCGTGTTAGAAGAGATGAAATGA